The Neobacillus sp. PS3-34 genome has a window encoding:
- a CDS encoding ABC transporter permease subunit, protein MVIVQPILRQALLWAISTFLFLSILFIPRNVEFKAGQGNTFNNATYHYSIQDHITEFKNFYLYIKKNRGFGEVSVGYSLTEKIGRTFFKSMKIAIPAIILGFFAGIAKGVFDYRTRNRRGKLLGVSTTKFFLSVPDLFLIIMIQIAIMTTYEYGLLPLIKVFGSEHLSTVILCIVFLSIYPIFHIATITYYSLHDEQGMDYIRTALAKGITSSKILYFHMLKNCLVKILSQANTITLYVLSNLFIVEFLTSYRGAAYFFFRSVAPPGSFTGGIDFHLNTFAAAGYTIMFTLVIFIANTISQVTRKILFPYERS, encoded by the coding sequence ATGGTAATTGTTCAGCCAATTCTGCGCCAAGCTCTTTTATGGGCCATTTCCACTTTCCTGTTTTTATCGATTCTTTTTATACCGCGGAATGTGGAATTTAAAGCGGGACAGGGCAATACCTTTAACAATGCAACCTATCATTACTCCATCCAGGATCACATAACAGAATTTAAAAATTTCTACTTATATATCAAAAAGAACCGTGGATTTGGGGAGGTATCTGTTGGCTATTCCCTTACTGAAAAAATTGGGAGGACTTTTTTTAAAAGCATGAAAATAGCTATTCCCGCTATTATCCTCGGTTTTTTTGCCGGTATCGCCAAAGGTGTGTTTGATTACCGTACCCGCAACCGGAGGGGCAAACTGCTTGGAGTATCAACAACAAAATTTTTCCTCTCTGTACCCGATTTATTTTTAATCATCATGATACAGATTGCTATCATGACCACCTATGAGTACGGACTTTTGCCGCTAATAAAGGTGTTTGGTAGCGAACATCTGAGTACAGTCATTCTTTGCATTGTTTTTCTATCGATTTATCCCATTTTCCATATAGCCACTATTACGTATTACAGCCTGCATGATGAACAGGGCATGGATTATATCCGAACCGCATTGGCTAAAGGGATTACATCTTCTAAAATTCTCTATTTTCATATGCTGAAAAATTGTTTAGTAAAAATATTAAGCCAAGCCAACACTATTACTCTTTATGTTCTATCAAATCTATTTATTGTAGAATTTTTGACCAGTTACAGAGGTGCTGCCTATTTCTTCTTTAGATCTGTTGCTCCGCCTGGCAGTTTTACTGGCGGAATTGATTTTCATTTGAATACATTTGCCGCTGCAGGCTACACCATCATGTTCACCCTTGTGATTTTCATTGCCAATACAATTAGCCAGGTTACCAGGAAAATTCTTTTCCCGTATGAAAGGAGTTAA
- a CDS encoding ABC transporter permease subunit, translating into MGCTPGRLFLKYYFPVIMPHIIVQLVHDFGRVLFMIAQLGIIHIFVQYKFIYLDNGSYKVENTSNAWPTLFSNITQDIRIYRWIPYTVLAAMGLTILALNLFADGLQKHFEKKHRTFRAHI; encoded by the coding sequence ATAGGGTGTACTCCGGGGAGATTATTTTTAAAGTATTATTTTCCCGTCATCATGCCCCATATCATTGTGCAGCTAGTCCACGATTTTGGACGCGTTCTGTTCATGATTGCACAGCTGGGTATTATTCATATTTTTGTACAATATAAGTTTATTTATCTTGATAATGGTTCGTATAAGGTGGAGAACACCTCGAATGCATGGCCAACTTTATTTTCGAATATTACGCAGGACATTCGAATTTACCGATGGATCCCATATACCGTACTTGCTGCCATGGGGCTAACCATATTAGCACTTAATTTGTTTGCAGACGGCTTGCAAAAGCACTTTGAAAAAAAACACCGTACCTTCAGAGCTCATATTTAA
- a CDS encoding sigma-70 family RNA polymerase sigma factor: MIPAKIDNPISITTIREKGVESIVDWFDQHKQSFYALGWSYLRNQQQMEELFYRSIIKIHKELPRFKRETSFEMWVTSIFIHICREFSDDRRLQASEEGEQHKDLFKALDQLKKFEKEALVLTYVKGFSQEEAAHLLQVSVETMKEHLFSGIQSLKKEMGYGSSINGCKEYHKDYIDYLERTLDRSKKIDFEVHIYHCQDCQEDLATFQDVMLNLTERIKDLHVPSGFMENVKDKLAEVENHRQQKNKKRKRMGLVFVSVFALLMGTGYFSGAFTNLYYTWTEKDLELRAFLQHGLGERLNLEAESNGVKIKIKSAIADDVQTLVFYEIEDTKEKNQYVINYDDGVFVENENEIMSPVTYPRNYPPDLKSEVNNEEKNVYQGKISLLRLTAKNGTIKLKITKLQKLIRDSSDRNGFRPNEKMEYKTGEWNFEIPLTKQPSIEYALDKETEVEGIPVRFDKLTIAPTATILQYGITNKQSEKRIAALNFDNLEVNNKKVKADMYGSSFFNLQQGMNWRTFQMQFDPLLEKNQKR, encoded by the coding sequence ATGATTCCAGCAAAAATAGATAATCCCATTTCAATCACTACAATAAGAGAAAAAGGCGTGGAATCCATCGTTGATTGGTTCGATCAGCATAAACAATCGTTTTATGCACTTGGTTGGTCCTATCTTAGGAATCAGCAACAAATGGAAGAGCTTTTTTATCGGTCCATAATAAAAATACACAAGGAATTGCCTCGATTTAAAAGAGAAACATCGTTCGAAATGTGGGTTACGTCCATTTTCATACATATCTGCCGGGAGTTTTCTGACGATAGAAGATTACAAGCTTCAGAGGAAGGTGAACAACATAAGGATTTATTTAAAGCACTTGATCAGTTGAAAAAGTTTGAGAAAGAAGCGTTGGTCCTTACATATGTAAAAGGATTCTCTCAGGAGGAAGCGGCGCATCTTCTCCAAGTTTCAGTGGAAACGATGAAAGAGCATTTGTTTTCCGGAATTCAGTCACTTAAAAAAGAAATGGGGTACGGGTCATCCATTAATGGCTGTAAGGAGTATCATAAGGATTACATCGATTACCTAGAAAGAACCCTGGATCGGTCGAAAAAGATTGATTTCGAGGTACATATTTATCATTGTCAAGACTGTCAGGAGGATTTGGCTACCTTTCAGGATGTCATGTTAAATCTTACTGAAAGGATTAAAGATTTGCATGTGCCATCTGGTTTCATGGAGAACGTCAAAGATAAGCTGGCAGAAGTGGAAAATCACAGACAACAGAAGAACAAGAAACGGAAAAGAATGGGACTTGTTTTTGTAAGTGTATTCGCTTTATTAATGGGTACAGGTTATTTTTCAGGCGCGTTTACCAACCTCTACTATACATGGACAGAAAAAGATCTGGAATTGCGTGCTTTTCTCCAACATGGACTAGGTGAAAGGCTGAACTTGGAAGCGGAAAGCAATGGGGTGAAAATAAAGATCAAGAGTGCGATTGCTGATGATGTTCAGACGCTTGTTTTTTATGAAATAGAAGATACAAAAGAAAAAAATCAATATGTGATAAATTATGATGATGGGGTTTTTGTGGAAAACGAAAATGAAATCATGAGCCCTGTAACCTATCCAAGGAACTATCCTCCTGACCTTAAATCGGAAGTAAATAATGAAGAAAAGAACGTGTATCAAGGGAAGATTAGTCTGCTGCGACTTACAGCGAAAAACGGGACAATCAAACTCAAGATCACAAAGCTTCAGAAATTGATTCGTGATTCCTCTGACCGCAATGGTTTTAGGCCTAACGAGAAAATGGAATATAAAACTGGGGAGTGGAACTTCGAGATCCCTTTAACAAAACAGCCCTCGATCGAATATGCATTGGATAAAGAAACAGAAGTCGAGGGGATCCCGGTTCGATTTGATAAACTAACCATTGCCCCAACAGCGACGATTCTGCAATATGGTATTACTAATAAACAGTCAGAGAAACGGATAGCAGCTCTTAATTTTGACAATCTAGAAGTGAACAATAAAAAAGTAAAAGCTGATATGTATGGCAGCTCTTTTTTCAATTTACAACAAGGTATGAATTGGAGAACTTTTCAAATGCAGTTTGACCCTCTTTTGGAGAAAAACCAAAAGAGGTAA
- a CDS encoding AIM24 family protein has translation MTEAYQVVSVVENPTIKIEVLEYQNLGGNDNFAVAEKLFFAQKSNIKLRQVRITLNNSSLTAEAGALQFMKGNITLKSLGGNGAKGFLKGIASSVLTNESAIKPQYQGSGVIYLEPSFKHYMIVELNNEEIIADKGLFYCCESSVSVSVQAVKNISSALAGGEGLFQTKVSGTGFCLFEIPVPEDELVEFELHNETVQVDGNFTLFRLGNIDFTVEKSTKSIFGSMASGEGLLQTFRGTGKVIIAPTLPVYEKLGYLLNPSPVQTK, from the coding sequence ATGACTGAAGCCTATCAAGTGGTTAGCGTCGTAGAAAATCCCACGATAAAAATCGAAGTGTTAGAGTATCAAAACTTGGGCGGGAATGATAATTTTGCTGTTGCTGAGAAGCTATTTTTCGCGCAAAAATCAAACATTAAACTAAGACAAGTAAGGATTACACTTAACAACAGCTCTCTTACGGCTGAAGCCGGTGCACTACAGTTTATGAAAGGGAATATCACCTTAAAAAGTTTAGGCGGAAATGGGGCAAAGGGATTTTTAAAAGGTATAGCTTCCAGTGTTTTAACCAATGAATCCGCGATTAAACCACAATACCAAGGCAGCGGGGTTATTTACTTAGAACCAAGTTTCAAACACTATATGATTGTTGAATTAAATAACGAAGAAATTATTGCGGATAAAGGACTTTTCTATTGCTGTGAGTCTAGTGTTTCTGTTTCCGTTCAAGCAGTGAAAAATATTTCTTCTGCGCTTGCCGGAGGCGAAGGGCTATTTCAAACGAAAGTATCAGGAACGGGCTTTTGCCTATTCGAAATTCCTGTTCCCGAAGATGAATTGGTCGAGTTCGAACTGCACAATGAAACGGTTCAAGTCGATGGGAATTTCACTCTTTTCCGGCTTGGGAACATAGATTTTACCGTTGAAAAATCAACAAAAAGCATCTTTGGTTCGATGGCCTCCGGTGAAGGACTGCTGCAAACCTTTAGAGGTACGGGGAAAGTCATTATTGCACCAACGCTGCCTGTATATGAAAAGTTGGGTTATCTGCTAAACCCATCTCCCGTTCAAACAAAATAA
- a CDS encoding YdeI/OmpD-associated family protein, which produces MQIAKKKSGVVSVSYEEALESALCYGWIDSQKETFDEKTWLQRFTPRGSKTIWSKVNKEKAELFIKNGRMKPSGMKAIEIAKQNGQWDGAYEPQSSATIPEDFENELNKNSIAKAFFKTLDSRNRYAILFRIKSAKKQETRMKRIQQFIMMLEKGEKIYQ; this is translated from the coding sequence TTGCAAATTGCGAAAAAGAAATCTGGAGTAGTTTCTGTATCCTATGAAGAAGCGTTAGAGAGTGCTTTATGTTACGGATGGATTGATAGCCAGAAGGAAACCTTTGATGAAAAGACTTGGCTTCAACGATTTACACCACGAGGCTCTAAGACCATCTGGTCAAAAGTGAATAAAGAAAAAGCAGAACTCTTTATCAAAAATGGTAGAATGAAGCCTTCAGGAATGAAGGCAATTGAAATTGCCAAACAAAACGGACAATGGGATGGGGCTTATGAACCGCAGAGCAGTGCCACCATACCAGAGGATTTTGAGAACGAACTTAATAAGAATTCTATAGCAAAAGCATTTTTTAAAACCCTTGATAGCCGGAATCGATATGCAATATTGTTTAGAATCAAAAGTGCCAAGAAACAAGAAACGCGAATGAAACGAATTCAACAATTCATCATGATGCTTGAAAAAGGTGAAAAAATTTATCAGTAG
- a CDS encoding dihydrofolate reductase family protein, producing MAKKIEQNKFEIGGETDMRKLVLFMHVSLDGYASDSNGGLDWIPYNEEFEKYAEEIVAEVGAPVYGRTTYRMMESYWPTVLDNPNASRHDMEHAKWLQDVKKIVISTTMDKVEWNNTMLIKDNIAEEIKVLKEQPGKNLVIFGSPGAAKTLLKLGLIDEFLLTICPVVLGGGKSVFDGGEKIRLKLLSSRTLKSGIIAAAMSWRNSCTRSSAN from the coding sequence ATGGCCAAAAAAATCGAACAAAATAAATTCGAAATCGGAGGAGAAACGGACATGAGAAAACTGGTATTGTTCATGCATGTGTCGCTGGACGGGTATGCGTCGGATTCGAACGGAGGACTCGATTGGATTCCGTACAACGAGGAATTTGAGAAATACGCCGAGGAGATCGTAGCCGAAGTCGGAGCTCCTGTTTACGGACGCACGACGTATCGAATGATGGAGAGCTACTGGCCCACGGTGCTGGACAATCCGAATGCGTCGAGGCACGATATGGAGCATGCCAAATGGCTGCAGGATGTTAAGAAGATCGTCATTTCCACCACGATGGACAAGGTGGAATGGAACAATACGATGCTGATCAAGGACAATATCGCAGAGGAAATCAAGGTACTCAAGGAGCAGCCCGGCAAAAATCTCGTTATCTTCGGCAGCCCGGGAGCGGCAAAAACGCTGCTTAAGCTCGGCCTGATCGACGAATTCCTGCTTACAATTTGTCCGGTCGTCCTGGGCGGCGGAAAATCGGTATTCGACGGCGGCGAGAAAATCAGGCTCAAGCTGCTGTCCAGCCGAACGCTCAAGTCAGGCATTATCGCGGCCGCTATGAGTTGGAGAAATAGCTGTACAAGGAGTTCAGCTAACTGA
- a CDS encoding AAA family ATPase has product MIDEINRGNLSKIFGELFMLIERDKRGEYVTMGYSKKKFTVPNNVYLIGTMNTADRSLAQLEVALRRRFAFVTLKPAFNEDWRRTIQESGVSPDMVNRILFAIEKMNKEIIGDFQLGPGYAIGHSFFTSKPEKMDEQVWYEGILTFEIIPLLEEYFFDRLEIVKGLIEGI; this is encoded by the coding sequence ATTATTGATGAAATTAATAGAGGAAACCTGTCTAAGATTTTTGGTGAATTGTTTATGCTGATTGAACGGGATAAGCGCGGTGAATATGTCACAATGGGCTACTCCAAAAAGAAATTCACCGTACCAAACAATGTATACCTGATTGGTACAATGAATACAGCGGACCGCTCTCTAGCGCAGTTAGAAGTAGCACTTCGCCGTCGCTTTGCGTTCGTGACACTTAAACCAGCATTTAATGAGGATTGGAGAAGAACCATTCAAGAATCTGGTGTATCTCCTGATATGGTAAACAGAATCCTGTTTGCCATCGAGAAAATGAATAAAGAAATAATCGGTGATTTCCAGTTAGGACCTGGGTATGCAATTGGTCATAGTTTTTTCACTTCGAAACCTGAAAAAATGGATGAACAGGTCTGGTATGAAGGAATTCTGACCTTTGAGATCATTCCTTTATTGGAGGAATACTTCTTTGACCGCCTAGAAATAGTTAAAGGCCTTATTGAGGGGATCTAA
- a CDS encoding EVE domain-containing protein, with amino-acid sequence MAIFYDHSPNETKAIYEAANKWRIECLIADGSLLWPGEKIWTLENLKRLKQAYVDRPDFSIISFEEKLEKQLYGQREEIYKLFCECLFVYYLFPSNINFKTKIKKLTNIASWGNVAMDDHLDILKGLNNGIGNPGTSYNTRKPDEITYLCLLGIKIKELSVKEREQILSESYQTQTLLDQMRKEMKSNYKINVQIRHVLLHLLYPEKYERIASSEQKRKILQSFKELLPEEEVQVDQALLIIREKLEQQYKEKRIDFYRSPVKKVWKGEEELIRPVKDDVRYYWLTANPSIWTVDNIKDGGSVFYTAYNEKGNKRRIFSAFESAKPGDRILFYESHPNKCIVAEGEVTQGLHTEEHEGFDSPVEGVSFRYIRDISPIYWDQIINIEELEESTPVKNGAQGSLFELTKEQMEIILALEEESNNDEVISKGTWVEFLQDRGIFQESDLVYLDKMLELGGEATATQLAAALDKHYSSFNAPVVHLAKRILKAVKMDAPKRGDGTEYYWSVLFDGEEQENHHFLWRLKPNLKDALAEIKCQPLKSYTKEDFLSEVFIDENQYDTIKNLLQYKKNLIFQGPPGVGKTFVSKRLAYSLMGEIDSGRVEMLQFHQNYAYEDFIMGYRPDENGFSLQFGIFYEFCERA; translated from the coding sequence TTGGCAATTTTTTATGATCATTCACCAAATGAAACGAAAGCAATCTATGAAGCAGCAAATAAATGGAGGATAGAATGCCTTATAGCGGACGGTTCACTCTTATGGCCAGGTGAGAAAATTTGGACACTAGAGAATTTGAAGAGATTGAAACAAGCTTATGTAGACCGTCCTGATTTTTCTATAATTAGTTTTGAAGAAAAGCTAGAAAAGCAATTATATGGACAAAGGGAAGAAATTTATAAATTATTTTGTGAATGCTTGTTTGTCTATTATTTGTTTCCAAGCAATATTAATTTCAAGACGAAAATCAAGAAGCTAACCAATATTGCATCCTGGGGAAATGTTGCAATGGATGACCACCTGGATATACTCAAAGGATTAAATAATGGTATTGGTAACCCTGGTACCTCTTATAATACAAGGAAGCCAGATGAGATTACATACCTTTGTTTATTAGGGATAAAAATAAAAGAGCTATCTGTAAAGGAACGGGAGCAAATATTATCCGAGTCCTACCAAACTCAAACTTTACTGGATCAAATGCGTAAAGAAATGAAGAGTAACTACAAGATCAATGTTCAAATAAGGCATGTACTTCTTCATTTGCTCTATCCGGAGAAATACGAAAGAATCGCTAGCAGTGAGCAAAAAAGAAAAATTCTACAGAGCTTTAAAGAGTTACTTCCAGAGGAAGAAGTACAAGTTGACCAAGCTCTGTTAATAATAAGAGAGAAGTTAGAACAACAATATAAAGAAAAAAGAATAGATTTTTATCGCTCCCCAGTGAAAAAGGTTTGGAAGGGGGAGGAAGAATTGATACGACCAGTAAAAGATGATGTTCGGTATTATTGGCTGACTGCAAATCCATCTATTTGGACTGTTGACAATATTAAAGATGGGGGAAGCGTTTTTTATACAGCTTACAATGAGAAAGGAAATAAACGTCGTATTTTCAGTGCGTTCGAATCTGCCAAACCAGGGGATCGAATATTATTCTATGAATCACATCCAAACAAATGCATTGTTGCAGAGGGTGAGGTAACACAAGGTCTTCATACAGAGGAACACGAGGGGTTTGACTCTCCTGTAGAAGGAGTGAGCTTCCGCTATATACGGGATATTTCTCCGATTTATTGGGACCAAATTATCAATATCGAAGAACTAGAAGAGAGCACACCTGTAAAAAATGGTGCACAGGGAAGCTTGTTTGAATTAACGAAAGAACAGATGGAAATCATACTGGCATTAGAAGAAGAAAGCAATAATGATGAAGTAATTTCAAAGGGAACTTGGGTAGAGTTTCTACAGGATAGAGGCATTTTTCAAGAGAGTGATCTAGTATATCTGGATAAAATGCTGGAGCTAGGTGGAGAGGCTACGGCAACACAACTAGCGGCAGCCTTAGATAAACATTATTCATCCTTTAATGCTCCTGTAGTCCATTTGGCAAAAAGGATATTAAAGGCAGTCAAAATGGATGCACCGAAGCGGGGTGACGGAACAGAGTATTATTGGAGTGTATTGTTTGATGGGGAAGAGCAAGAAAATCATCATTTTCTTTGGAGGTTAAAGCCTAATTTAAAAGATGCGTTGGCTGAAATTAAATGCCAACCACTTAAAAGCTACACAAAAGAGGATTTTTTGAGTGAAGTTTTTATAGATGAAAACCAATATGATACGATCAAGAACTTATTGCAATATAAAAAGAACTTAATTTTTCAAGGACCGCCGGGTGTGGGGAAAACCTTTGTATCAAAGCGACTTGCTTACTCTTTAATGGGGGAAATAGATTCAGGCCGTGTTGAAATGCTTCAATTTCATCAAAATTATGCTTATGAAGATTTCATTATGGGATATAGACCAGATGAAAACGGGTTTTCACTACAGTTTGGGATCTTCTATGAATTTTGTGAGCGGGCCTAA
- a CDS encoding AAA family ATPase, with translation MDKLKINGVDYNSLFLANENFKRIETENFKRYLEENRMVFERLSLLLSETPLEHLYSSFSMSKVKNILSYLNRRMERLNRQTSINENSINGFGHWISDLSILVNSLRNSVHHTINFDLDSNEKYSLINIVDEVFTVTSYLKEKYQFLEINSKNKDLTLRLEENSKMIIDNLSLKSARYITTDNIEIMNIYKKIESEINKINDDIKKCLWSEFIDMDNLDKFNEFVLKRNILLNRIGIFNQTISKYANIKVELQNFNGVIFLKNSEEMAFEKLSSGERKITFLFLEILLNDVDIYLIDEPELSLSLNFQNKIITDLHVLTKGKTLFIATHAPYIYEDFIAIEGNISKEV, from the coding sequence TTGGATAAACTAAAAATAAATGGAGTGGATTATAATTCCCTATTTTTAGCTAATGAAAATTTTAAAAGAATAGAGACAGAAAATTTCAAACGATATTTAGAAGAAAATAGGATGGTTTTTGAAAGATTGTCTCTTTTGTTAAGTGAAACTCCGTTAGAACATCTTTATAGCTCTTTTAGTATGAGTAAAGTTAAAAACATTTTATCGTATTTGAATAGGCGCATGGAAAGATTAAATCGGCAAACTAGTATTAATGAAAATAGTATAAATGGATTTGGTCATTGGATAAGTGATCTTTCTATTCTTGTTAATAGTTTAAGAAATAGTGTACACCATACTATTAATTTTGATTTAGACTCGAATGAAAAATATTCTTTAATAAACATTGTTGATGAAGTTTTCACGGTAACATCATATCTCAAAGAAAAATATCAATTTTTAGAAATAAATTCAAAAAATAAAGATCTTACTTTACGTTTAGAAGAAAATAGTAAAATGATTATAGATAATCTATCTTTGAAATCTGCACGTTATATAACTACAGACAATATTGAAATTATGAATATATATAAAAAAATAGAATCAGAAATTAATAAAATAAATGATGATATTAAAAAGTGTCTTTGGAGTGAGTTCATTGATATGGATAATTTAGATAAGTTCAATGAGTTTGTTCTAAAACGAAACATTTTATTAAATAGAATTGGTATATTTAATCAAACTATAAGTAAATATGCAAATATAAAAGTAGAACTTCAAAATTTCAACGGTGTAATTTTTTTGAAAAATTCCGAAGAAATGGCCTTTGAAAAATTATCATCTGGAGAAAGAAAAATAACGTTCCTTTTTCTAGAGATACTTTTAAATGATGTAGATATTTATTTAATCGACGAGCCAGAATTATCATTATCTTTAAATTTTCAAAATAAAATTATTACTGATTTACATGTTCTAACGAAAGGTAAGACGCTGTTTATTGCAACTCACGCACCATATATCTACGAAGATTTTATAGCAATTGAAGGTAATATATCGAAAGAAGTGTAA
- a CDS encoding DUF6119 family protein, with product MGGGLFCVCETICGRRFFGELSKDKHFSATLSHLLAQGSVSMLLLREYAEYKRYLVEQASQKFPDEGYTEDDFPYRECKLIYAFFSSKTEDIRVLLPFFSKVNLLHHTNLIKCLGKNVRLFKIHVHQEAEGE from the coding sequence TTGGGAGGTGGTCTTTTTTGTGTTTGTGAAACAATTTGTGGAAGAAGATTTTTCGGGGAGTTATCGAAAGATAAGCATTTTTCGGCAACGTTAAGCCACCTGCTTGCCCAAGGGTCTGTGTCGATGTTGTTACTGAGAGAATATGCAGAGTATAAAAGATATTTGGTGGAACAAGCGTCACAAAAATTTCCTGACGAGGGGTATACGGAAGATGATTTCCCTTATAGGGAATGCAAATTGATTTATGCATTTTTCTCATCAAAAACAGAGGATATACGAGTTTTATTACCATTCTTTAGTAAAGTTAATTTATTGCATCATACAAACTTAATTAAATGTCTTGGTAAAAATGTTCGTTTGTTCAAGATTCATGTACATCAAGAAGCAGAAGGGGAATGA
- the groL gene encoding chaperonin GroEL (60 kDa chaperone family; promotes refolding of misfolded polypeptides especially under stressful conditions; forms two stacked rings of heptamers to form a barrel-shaped 14mer; ends can be capped by GroES; misfolded proteins enter the barrel where they are refolded when GroES binds), with translation MAKDIKFSEDARRAMLRGVDALANAVKVTLGPKGRNVVLEKKFGSPLITNDGVTIAKEIELEDAFENMGAKLVAEVASKTNDVAGDGTTTATVLAQAMIREGLKNVTAGANPMGIRKGIEKAVTVAVEELKAISKPIESKGSIAQVAAISAADEEVGQLIAEAMERVGNDGVITIEESKGFTTELDVVEGMQFDRGYASPYMVTDSDKMEAVLDNPYILITDKKISSIQEILPVLEQVVQQGKPLLLIAEDVEGEALATLVVNKLRGTFNAVAVKAPGFGDRRKAMLEDIAALTGAEVITEELGRDLKSATITSLGRASKVVVSKENTTIVEGAGDSAQISARVNQIRVQLEETTSEFDREKLQERLAKLAGGVAVIKVGAATETELKERKLRIEDALNSTRAAVEEGIVSGGGVALLNVYGKVAEIQAEGDEATGVNIVLRAMEEPVRTIAHNAGLEGSVIVDRLKREEVGTGFNAATGEWVNMIEAGIVDPTKVTRYALQNAASVAAMFLTTEAVVADKPEPAGSGMPDMSGMGGMGGMGGMM, from the coding sequence ATGGCTAAAGACATTAAGTTCAGTGAAGACGCTCGCCGTGCGATGCTTCGCGGTGTGGATGCATTAGCAAACGCAGTAAAAGTAACTCTTGGACCTAAAGGACGCAACGTGGTTCTTGAGAAAAAATTCGGTTCACCGCTTATCACAAATGACGGTGTAACAATCGCGAAAGAAATCGAATTAGAAGATGCATTCGAAAACATGGGTGCTAAGCTTGTTGCTGAAGTAGCAAGCAAAACAAACGATGTTGCCGGTGACGGTACAACAACTGCAACAGTTCTTGCTCAAGCGATGATTCGTGAAGGCTTAAAGAACGTTACAGCTGGTGCGAACCCAATGGGAATCCGCAAAGGAATCGAAAAAGCAGTGACTGTAGCTGTTGAAGAATTAAAAGCTATTTCTAAGCCGATCGAAAGCAAGGGTTCAATTGCACAGGTTGCTGCAATCTCTGCTGCTGACGAAGAAGTGGGCCAATTGATCGCTGAAGCTATGGAGCGCGTTGGCAACGATGGCGTTATCACAATTGAAGAATCAAAAGGCTTCACAACTGAATTGGATGTAGTAGAAGGTATGCAGTTTGACCGCGGTTATGCTTCTCCTTACATGGTAACTGATTCAGATAAAATGGAAGCAGTTCTTGACAATCCATACATCTTAATCACTGACAAGAAAATCTCAAGCATCCAGGAAATCCTTCCTGTCCTTGAGCAAGTAGTTCAACAAGGCAAGCCATTATTGTTGATTGCTGAAGATGTTGAAGGTGAAGCCCTTGCTACATTAGTAGTAAACAAACTTCGCGGAACATTCAACGCAGTAGCTGTTAAAGCTCCTGGCTTCGGTGACCGCCGTAAAGCTATGCTTGAGGATATCGCTGCCTTAACTGGCGCTGAAGTCATCACTGAAGAGTTAGGCCGTGACCTTAAGTCTGCGACTATTACATCTTTAGGACGCGCTTCAAAGGTTGTTGTTTCTAAAGAAAATACAACAATCGTTGAAGGTGCTGGAGACTCTGCACAAATCTCTGCACGCGTAAACCAAATCCGTGTTCAATTAGAAGAAACTACTTCTGAATTCGACCGTGAAAAATTACAGGAACGCCTTGCTAAATTAGCTGGCGGTGTAGCGGTAATCAAAGTTGGCGCTGCAACTGAAACAGAATTAAAAGAGCGCAAGCTTCGCATTGAAGATGCTTTAAACTCAACTCGTGCTGCAGTTGAAGAAGGTATCGTATCAGGCGGTGGCGTTGCACTATTAAACGTATACGGCAAAGTGGCTGAAATCCAAGCAGAAGGTGACGAAGCTACTGGCGTAAACATCGTTTTACGTGCAATGGAAGAGCCGGTTCGCACAATCGCTCACAACGCTGGACTTGAAGGATCTGTAATCGTTGACCGCTTAAAGCGTGAAGAAGTTGGCACAGGCTTCAACGCAGCTACTGGTGAATGGGTGAACATGATCGAAGCTGGTATCGTGGATCCAACTAAAGTAACTCGTTATGCTCTTCAAAACGCAGCATCTGTTGCGGCTATGTTCTTAACAACTGAAGCAGTTGTTGCTGACAAGCCAGAACCAGCTGGCTCAGGCATGCCTGACATGTCAGGTATGGGCGGCATGGGTGGAATGGGCGGCATGATGTAA